A region of Paractinoplanes abujensis DNA encodes the following proteins:
- a CDS encoding NAD(P)-dependent oxidoreductase gives MVTVGLVSAGFMGAGLGRALIEGGARVVTTIDGRSARTARLAAEAGLELLPTLTDVVAVADVVLSVTPPGVAVDTARSIAVAARRAGRLEGGAAPGKSAGGAARDVGGGLAEGAARDPAVVGGLVEGAARGAGGRAEGASRDLNAVGGLTEGAARGAGSGLIGGAARGADSGLIEGAARGVGGGLAEGAARGAGGGLAEGAARDLGAVGGLIEGAGGVGGSVEGAAWDSGYGSEPAGSAGAEPELADGGGGPLHEGGATVGGGGLLVVDLNAVSPGTMGRVAEELTGLRVVDGSISGPPPTVRKGARIYLSGVAAGVVAGLPWGGQIEPVVVGERVGAASAVKMCTGSVYKGLTALVTQAMRTAGAHGVLDLVLADLERSGLADSDGVARSATKAHRFVGEMREVAATQEAAGLSPALFSAIADVYAGVALTELAAGDPEQERELSPEEIVARLRA, from the coding sequence ATGGTGACAGTGGGTCTGGTCAGTGCGGGATTCATGGGGGCCGGGCTGGGGCGGGCGCTGATCGAAGGCGGCGCTCGGGTCGTCACGACGATCGACGGACGTTCGGCGCGGACGGCTCGGCTGGCTGCGGAAGCGGGACTCGAACTGCTGCCGACCTTGACCGACGTGGTCGCGGTGGCCGACGTCGTGCTCTCGGTGACCCCGCCGGGCGTCGCGGTGGACACGGCCCGGTCGATCGCCGTCGCGGCCCGTCGAGCCGGTCGGCTTGAGGGCGGTGCGGCCCCGGGCAAGTCGGCCGGCGGAGCGGCGCGGGATGTGGGTGGCGGGCTGGCTGAAGGAGCAGCGCGGGATCCGGCCGTTGTCGGCGGGCTGGTTGAGGGTGCGGCGCGGGGTGCGGGTGGGCGGGCCGAAGGAGCGTCGCGAGATCTGAACGCTGTCGGCGGGCTGACCGAAGGAGCGGCGCGGGGTGCGGGTAGCGGGCTGATCGGGGGAGCGGCGCGGGGTGCGGATAGCGGACTGATCGAGGGAGCGGCGCGGGGTGTGGGTGGCGGGCTGGCCGAGGGAGCGGCGCGGGGTGCGGGTGGCGGGCTGGCTGAAGGAGCGGCGCGGGATCTGGGTGCTGTCGGCGGGCTGATCGAGGGTGCGGGCGGTGTCGGCGGATCGGTTGAGGGGGCGGCGTGGGACTCGGGTTATGGCAGTGAGCCGGCCGGAAGTGCGGGGGCCGAACCGGAGTTGGCCGACGGGGGCGGGGGTCCGCTGCATGAGGGTGGGGCGACGGTGGGCGGGGGCGGGCTGTTAGTGGTGGATCTCAATGCTGTGTCGCCGGGGACCATGGGGCGGGTTGCTGAGGAGTTGACGGGGCTGCGGGTGGTCGACGGGTCCATTTCGGGGCCGCCGCCGACTGTGCGGAAAGGGGCGCGCATTTATCTGTCGGGGGTGGCCGCCGGGGTGGTGGCGGGGTTGCCGTGGGGTGGGCAGATCGAACCGGTCGTGGTGGGGGAACGGGTGGGGGCGGCCAGTGCGGTCAAGATGTGCACCGGCAGTGTTTACAAGGGGCTCACCGCACTCGTGACTCAGGCCATGCGGACCGCGGGGGCGCACGGTGTGCTCGATCTGGTGCTGGCCGATCTGGAGCGCAGCGGTCTGGCCGACAGCGACGGCGTGGCGCGGTCGGCTACTAAGGCGCACCGGTTCGTGGGCGAGATGCGGGAAGTCGCCGCCACCCAGGAGGCGGCCGGGCTGAGCCCGGCACTCTTCAGTGCGATTGCCGACGTTTATGCCGGCGTCGCGCTGACGGAACTGGCCGCGGGGGACCCGGAGCAGGAGCGGGAGCTCTCACCGGAGGAGATCGTCGCGCGGTTGCGCGCCTGA
- the ligD gene encoding non-homologous end-joining DNA ligase gives MAELEERDGVKLTNLDQELFEDAGATKRDLIDYLDAVHERILPVLHDRPLSVIRLLRGQDRFMQKNLPKYTPEWVPRTTVWADSSHREVTYGLCNDRRTLLWFGNQRAIEYHPALMLADSARPTHLIMDLDPPEGGAFDLAVRAAKLVREALAGAGMSGAVKTSGAKGVHVFVPLDGEADPEQVAAATRAVAARAERLDPELATTAFIREDRHGKVFLDATRSGGATVVAAYSPRVRPGVPVSFPVSWDELDDIKPSDFTLHTAVSRLGGKDPWAAEMPEPQALDEGLIEQGRTIPVARVQAMHEGKRRAKARREAE, from the coding sequence ATGGCGGAGCTCGAGGAACGCGACGGGGTCAAACTGACGAACCTCGACCAGGAACTGTTCGAGGACGCGGGCGCGACCAAGCGCGATCTGATCGACTATCTCGACGCGGTCCACGAGCGGATCCTGCCGGTGCTGCACGACCGGCCGCTGTCGGTGATCCGGCTGCTGCGCGGTCAGGACAGGTTCATGCAGAAGAACCTGCCGAAGTACACGCCCGAGTGGGTGCCCCGGACGACGGTGTGGGCCGACTCGTCACACCGCGAGGTCACGTACGGCCTCTGCAACGACCGCCGCACCCTGCTGTGGTTCGGCAACCAGCGCGCCATCGAATACCACCCGGCACTCATGCTCGCCGACTCGGCCAGGCCCACCCACCTGATCATGGATCTGGACCCGCCCGAGGGTGGCGCTTTCGACTTGGCCGTACGCGCCGCGAAGCTCGTACGGGAAGCTCTGGCCGGCGCCGGCATGTCGGGCGCGGTCAAGACGAGCGGCGCCAAAGGCGTGCATGTCTTCGTCCCGCTGGACGGTGAAGCGGACCCCGAACAGGTGGCCGCGGCGACCCGAGCCGTCGCCGCCCGGGCCGAACGCCTCGACCCCGAACTGGCCACCACCGCGTTCATCCGCGAGGACCGCCACGGCAAAGTCTTCCTCGACGCCACCCGCTCCGGCGGCGCGACGGTGGTGGCCGCATACAGCCCCCGCGTACGGCCGGGGGTGCCCGTGTCCTTCCCGGTGTCGTGGGACGAACTGGACGACATCAAACCCAGCGACTTCACGCTGCACACGGCAGTCTCACGGCTGGGCGGGAAAGACCCGTGGGCCGCGGAGATGCCCGAGCCGCAAGCCCTCGACGAAGGACTGATCGAGCAGGGCCGGACGATTCCGGTCGCCCGCGTCCAGGCCATGCACGAGGGCAAACGCCGAGCCAAAGCCCGCCGCGAGGCCGAGTAG
- a CDS encoding MmcQ/YjbR family DNA-binding protein, whose product MSAPGDVPPDILSRLRPICRALPEAYEEPAWIGLRWRIRQRTVAHVYTADPDRRLCYPRDWVTGEPPVLLTFRVPADDLLGLTGSGFPFFRAGWGHNVAAMVLGDHTDWTEVAELLTDSYCEMAPKFLAARVAAVARPDLG is encoded by the coding sequence ATGTCCGCTCCCGGCGACGTGCCCCCTGACATCCTGAGCCGCCTACGCCCGATCTGCAGGGCACTGCCCGAGGCGTACGAGGAACCCGCCTGGATCGGCCTGCGCTGGCGCATCCGGCAGCGAACGGTGGCCCACGTCTACACGGCCGACCCGGACCGCCGGCTCTGCTACCCGCGCGACTGGGTCACCGGCGAACCCCCGGTCCTGCTGACGTTCCGCGTGCCCGCCGACGACTTGCTCGGCCTGACGGGCAGCGGTTTCCCGTTCTTCCGGGCCGGCTGGGGCCACAACGTCGCCGCCATGGTCCTGGGCGACCACACCGACTGGACCGAGGTGGCCGAACTGCTGACCGACAGCTATTGCGAAATGGCCCCGAAGTTCCTCGCCGCTCGTGTCGCCGCCGTTGCCCGCCCGGACCTGGGCTGA
- a CDS encoding epoxide hydrolase family protein — MIDPFRVSISSADIADLRSRLSRTRWPSAAPAPGWTQGAPLSDISDLCDYWGSGYDFSSAEHRLNRHPQFRTVIDGLGIHFAHVRSARADAVPLLLTHGWPGSIVEFFDVIGPLSSTFHLVVPSLPGYGFSDAPAEAGWGVSRVADAWAELMSRLGYSRFVAQGHDWGTSVSTALGLRHPSRIIGLHLVPPLVAPDPATFDTLTPAEQAALDDLAAAERGDGYSFVQSTRPQTIGYGLVDSPAALCAWIIEKFHAWTDGDPLTRDQLLDNLMMYWLPGAGASAARMYWESFGEVQAVFRGDGSAAPVVPVPVGCSIFPRENPRPSRRWAARRFPDIRYWNEPARGGHFAAFEQPALFVDEVRSCVAALTS, encoded by the coding sequence ATGATCGATCCGTTTCGAGTCTCGATCTCGTCCGCCGACATCGCCGACTTGCGGTCGCGACTCTCCCGGACGCGCTGGCCCTCCGCGGCCCCGGCACCGGGGTGGACGCAAGGAGCCCCACTATCAGACATTTCTGATTTGTGTGATTACTGGGGCTCCGGCTACGACTTCTCCTCCGCGGAGCACCGACTCAACCGGCATCCCCAATTCCGTACGGTCATCGACGGGTTGGGAATCCACTTCGCGCACGTGCGCTCGGCGCGCGCCGACGCCGTTCCGTTGCTGCTCACGCACGGGTGGCCGGGCTCCATCGTCGAGTTCTTCGACGTGATCGGGCCGCTGTCGTCCACGTTCCACCTCGTGGTCCCGTCGCTGCCGGGTTACGGATTCAGCGACGCGCCCGCCGAAGCGGGCTGGGGCGTCTCGCGGGTGGCCGACGCATGGGCCGAGCTGATGTCCCGGCTCGGCTACTCCCGCTTCGTCGCCCAGGGCCACGACTGGGGCACGAGCGTCAGCACCGCGCTCGGCCTGCGGCATCCGTCGCGGATCATCGGGTTGCACCTGGTGCCGCCGCTGGTCGCGCCCGACCCGGCGACGTTCGACACGCTCACCCCGGCCGAGCAGGCCGCGCTGGACGATCTGGCGGCGGCCGAGCGGGGCGACGGCTATTCGTTCGTGCAGTCCACCCGGCCCCAGACGATCGGGTACGGCCTGGTCGACTCGCCCGCCGCGCTGTGCGCCTGGATCATCGAGAAGTTCCACGCCTGGACCGACGGGGACCCGCTGACCCGGGACCAGCTGCTCGACAATCTGATGATGTATTGGCTGCCCGGGGCGGGCGCCTCGGCCGCCCGGATGTATTGGGAGAGCTTCGGTGAGGTCCAGGCCGTCTTCCGCGGCGACGGCAGTGCGGCTCCCGTCGTCCCCGTGCCGGTGGGCTGCTCGATCTTCCCACGCGAAAATCCACGCCCGTCGCGGCGCTGGGCGGCCCGGCGCTTCCCCGACATCCGGTACTGGAACGAGCCGGCCCGGGGTGGGCACTTCGCCGCCTTCGAGCAACCTGCCCTGTTCGTCGACGAGGTCAGGTCGTGTGTGGCGGCCCTCACTAGTTGA
- a CDS encoding carbohydrate ABC transporter permease gives MTTTSVEAPPPPSVETLTPVRKPKRGGGPGAIVKYALALVFLIIVLMPLYVLIVTSFKAGSDIGVASQWSLPETWTLASWEKAWNALQPAFFRTFQLAVPVAIISSLIGAANGFVLSRWRFPGADVVFTLILFGMFIPYQAVMIPLREIVTTLGIPPGITTLVLVHCIYGIPICTLIFRNYYATTVPEELIEAARVDGAGLLRTFGRIILPISIPGFVVTIIWQFTSAWNDYLFAIFLSNTRNGPITIALNALAGAQSPDYAASMAGALITSLPTLVVYVLLGRWFIGGLMAGSVKS, from the coding sequence ATGACGACGACGTCTGTCGAAGCTCCCCCGCCGCCCAGCGTCGAAACCCTGACTCCCGTACGCAAGCCGAAGCGTGGCGGTGGTCCCGGGGCAATCGTCAAGTACGCCCTCGCGCTGGTCTTCCTGATCATCGTGCTGATGCCCCTGTACGTGCTCATCGTGACCAGTTTCAAGGCGGGCTCGGACATCGGCGTGGCCAGCCAGTGGAGCCTGCCCGAGACGTGGACCCTGGCGTCGTGGGAGAAAGCCTGGAACGCGCTGCAGCCCGCCTTCTTCCGCACGTTCCAGCTGGCCGTGCCGGTCGCGATCATCTCGTCACTGATCGGTGCGGCCAACGGGTTCGTGCTGTCGCGCTGGCGCTTCCCCGGCGCCGACGTGGTGTTCACGCTGATCCTGTTCGGCATGTTCATCCCGTACCAGGCCGTCATGATTCCGCTGCGCGAGATCGTCACCACCCTGGGCATCCCGCCCGGCATCACGACGCTGGTGCTGGTGCACTGCATCTACGGCATCCCGATCTGCACCCTGATCTTCCGCAACTACTACGCCACCACGGTGCCGGAGGAGCTGATCGAGGCGGCCCGGGTCGACGGCGCGGGCCTGCTGCGCACGTTCGGCCGGATCATCCTGCCGATCTCGATCCCCGGTTTCGTGGTGACGATCATCTGGCAGTTCACGTCGGCCTGGAACGACTACCTGTTCGCCATCTTCCTGTCGAACACCCGCAACGGGCCGATCACGATCGCCCTGAACGCGCTGGCCGGCGCCCAGTCGCCCGACTACGCGGCGTCGATGGCGGGCGCCCTGATCACGTCGCTGCCGACGCTGGTCGTCTACGTCCTTCTGGGTCGCTGGTTCATCGGTGGCCTGATGGCGGGCTCGGTCAAAAGCTAG
- the rnhA gene encoding ribonuclease HI yields MTVVEIYTDGACVPNPGPGGWGAVLRYGAKEKDLCGGTAEQTTNNRMELMAPIRALETLNREPMTIKLYTDSIYVRDGITKWLPRWSANGWQTSAKQPVKNVDLWQRLDAAVRRHDVQWHWVKGHAGHPENERADRLAARGLQEAVASGKVVGGA; encoded by the coding sequence ATGACCGTGGTGGAGATCTACACCGACGGGGCCTGCGTCCCCAACCCCGGCCCGGGCGGCTGGGGCGCCGTGCTGCGTTACGGCGCCAAGGAGAAGGACCTGTGCGGCGGCACCGCGGAGCAGACCACGAACAACCGGATGGAGCTGATGGCCCCGATCCGGGCCCTGGAGACGCTCAACCGCGAGCCGATGACGATCAAGCTGTACACCGACAGCATCTACGTGCGCGACGGGATCACGAAGTGGTTGCCGCGCTGGTCGGCCAACGGCTGGCAGACCTCGGCCAAGCAGCCGGTCAAGAACGTCGACCTGTGGCAGCGCCTCGACGCGGCCGTGCGGCGTCATGACGTGCAGTGGCACTGGGTGAAGGGGCACGCGGGGCATCCGGAGAACGAGCGGGCCGACCGGCTGGCCGCGCGCGGGCTGCAGGAGGCGGTCGCTTCCGGGAAAGTTGTCGGTGGGGCCTGA
- a CDS encoding ABC transporter ATP-binding protein produces MTDEAVELRDIVVRYGDTTAVGGVSLTVPRGRVLSLLGHNGAGKTSLLQVCEGFRRADGGTARVLGLDPMDDHDALMPRLGIMLQSGGVYPWATAGEILRLFASFAATPLDVDMLLDRLGLRKFERTRWRRLSGGEQQRLSLAIALVGRPELVFLDEPTAGMDTEARHTTWRLIEELRADGVSVLLTTHLLDEAERLADEVVIMRSGVVAATGSPAELTAAAGIDLLEVRADPGLVPAGRLTDFKVSEATPGEYAISGALDAAAISDVVGWFASAGAQVTAVNTRRRTLEDVYLTLTSGERVHR; encoded by the coding sequence GTGACGGACGAGGCGGTCGAGCTACGCGACATCGTCGTGCGCTACGGCGACACGACCGCGGTCGGCGGTGTCTCGCTCACCGTCCCCCGCGGCCGGGTGCTTTCGCTGCTCGGGCACAACGGCGCCGGCAAGACGAGCCTGCTGCAGGTCTGTGAGGGCTTCCGCCGGGCCGACGGCGGCACCGCGCGGGTGCTGGGCCTCGACCCGATGGATGATCACGACGCGTTGATGCCCCGGCTCGGCATCATGCTGCAATCGGGCGGCGTCTATCCGTGGGCGACGGCCGGCGAGATCCTGCGCCTGTTCGCCTCGTTCGCGGCCACCCCGCTCGACGTCGACATGCTGCTCGACCGGCTGGGCCTGCGCAAATTCGAGCGTACGAGGTGGCGCCGCCTCTCCGGGGGCGAGCAGCAGCGGCTTTCGCTGGCCATCGCGCTGGTGGGCCGGCCCGAGCTGGTCTTCCTCGACGAGCCCACGGCGGGCATGGACACCGAGGCCCGTCACACGACCTGGCGACTGATCGAGGAGTTGCGCGCCGACGGCGTGTCAGTGCTGCTCACGACCCATCTGCTCGACGAGGCGGAACGGCTGGCCGACGAGGTGGTCATCATGCGTTCGGGTGTGGTCGCCGCGACCGGTTCGCCCGCCGAGCTGACCGCGGCCGCCGGCATCGACCTGCTCGAGGTGCGCGCCGATCCCGGCCTCGTGCCCGCGGGGCGGCTGACCGACTTCAAGGTCAGCGAGGCGACGCCGGGGGAGTACGCGATCAGCGGCGCCCTCGACGCGGCGGCGATCTCCGACGTGGTCGGCTGGTTCGCGAGCGCCGGCGCCCAGGTCACCGCGGTCAACACACGCCGCCGCACCTTGGAAGACGTGTACCTGACGCTGACCAGCGGGGAGAGGGTTCACCGATGA
- a CDS encoding LacI family DNA-binding transcriptional regulator encodes MPADDVTVRRPTLTQVAALAGVSLKTASRALNQEPNVAPSTGRRVRDAADLLGYRLNGIARELRRGATSALVGLVSGDLTNPFYSAVASGIERELRQHGLLLITANNDEDAMLERSLVDAFLERRVRALLVIPSADDHEYLAIEGNRGVPFVFLDRPPDGLAADAVLIDNAGGARSAGEHLLAAGHKRIAIVADLARMAPQRARIDGFVGAMRAAGNRAWEPYLRTDVHDVRHAERTVRELLALDPAPTAIFTTNNRLTTGALRGMRGLAEPPALVGFDDFDLADVLGTTVVAHDMTALGREAARLAYERISGHSGPARTIVISTSIIARGSGERPPR; translated from the coding sequence ATGCCCGCCGACGATGTGACCGTTCGCCGGCCTACGTTGACTCAGGTTGCCGCCTTGGCCGGGGTCAGCCTCAAGACCGCCTCCCGCGCCCTCAATCAGGAGCCCAATGTGGCGCCGTCGACCGGGCGGCGCGTGCGGGACGCGGCCGACCTGCTCGGTTATCGGCTCAACGGGATCGCGCGGGAGTTGCGCCGTGGTGCCACTTCGGCGTTGGTCGGGCTGGTGAGCGGTGATCTCACCAATCCGTTCTATTCGGCTGTGGCCAGCGGCATCGAGCGTGAGCTGCGGCAGCACGGGCTGCTCCTGATCACCGCGAACAACGACGAGGACGCGATGCTCGAGCGCAGCCTGGTCGACGCGTTCCTGGAGAGGCGCGTACGGGCTCTGCTCGTCATTCCCAGCGCCGACGACCACGAATATCTGGCCATCGAGGGCAACCGCGGCGTTCCGTTCGTTTTTCTGGACCGCCCGCCGGACGGGCTGGCCGCCGACGCCGTGCTGATCGACAACGCGGGTGGGGCGCGTTCGGCTGGGGAGCATCTGCTGGCGGCGGGGCACAAACGGATCGCCATCGTGGCCGACCTGGCGCGGATGGCGCCGCAGCGGGCCCGGATCGACGGTTTCGTGGGGGCGATGCGGGCGGCCGGCAATCGAGCTTGGGAGCCTTATCTGCGTACGGATGTGCATGACGTACGGCATGCCGAACGCACCGTGCGCGAGTTGCTCGCGCTCGACCCGGCGCCGACCGCGATCTTCACAACGAACAACCGGCTCACGACGGGGGCTTTGCGGGGCATGCGGGGTTTGGCCGAGCCGCCCGCACTGGTCGGGTTCGACGACTTCGATCTGGCCGATGTGCTCGGCACGACCGTTGTCGCGCATGACATGACCGCGCTCGGGCGGGAGGCGGCGCGGCTCGCGTACGAGCGGATCAGCGGACATTCCGGCCCCGCCCGAACCATCGTTATTTCTACATCTATCATTGCCCGCGGCTCGGGCGAGAGGCCGCCGCGCTGA
- a CDS encoding carbohydrate ABC transporter permease, which produces MRKLRHWGPGLLLLSPSLILLAVFVYGLIAWTTKVSVSDEHNALGSKGFAGLENYTKLFTNDINDRFTHSLKNLLVFTVVFLVGAMFFGLLWAFILERGVKAEGFFRTVYLFPMAVSFVASGVVWRWLMNPNKGDSAGGLNSVLGGLGLDFLQNTWWTNPDWGMAAMAIPAIWQLSGYVMALFLAGFRGIPQELREAAAMDGASTYRLYRNVIFPQLTPVALSALIILGHMSMKMFDLIMSVSGPQWLTEVPAIYVWQTLLTSDYAKAAAISIILLLLVAVVIVPYLIYTNRQEKNA; this is translated from the coding sequence ATGCGCAAACTCCGGCACTGGGGACCGGGCCTGCTGCTGCTCTCCCCCTCACTGATCCTGCTCGCCGTCTTCGTCTACGGCCTGATCGCCTGGACGACCAAAGTCTCGGTGTCCGACGAGCACAACGCTCTGGGCTCGAAGGGCTTCGCCGGGCTCGAGAACTACACGAAACTGTTCACCAACGACATCAACGACCGGTTCACGCACTCGCTGAAGAACCTGCTCGTCTTCACCGTGGTGTTCCTGGTCGGCGCGATGTTCTTCGGCCTGCTGTGGGCTTTCATCCTGGAGCGCGGGGTCAAGGCGGAAGGCTTTTTCCGTACGGTCTACCTGTTCCCGATGGCGGTGTCGTTCGTCGCCTCGGGCGTGGTGTGGCGCTGGCTGATGAACCCGAACAAGGGTGACAGCGCGGGCGGCCTCAACTCCGTACTGGGTGGGCTTGGTCTTGATTTCCTGCAGAACACGTGGTGGACCAACCCCGACTGGGGCATGGCGGCGATGGCGATCCCGGCGATCTGGCAGCTGTCGGGCTATGTGATGGCGTTGTTCCTGGCCGGCTTCCGGGGCATCCCGCAGGAACTGCGCGAGGCGGCGGCCATGGACGGCGCCTCGACGTACCGGCTGTACCGCAACGTGATCTTCCCGCAGCTGACGCCGGTCGCGTTGTCCGCGCTGATCATCCTCGGCCACATGTCGATGAAGATGTTCGACCTGATCATGAGCGTGTCGGGCCCGCAGTGGCTCACCGAGGTGCCCGCGATCTACGTCTGGCAGACGTTGCTGACCAGCGACTACGCCAAGGCGGCGGCCATCTCGATCATCCTGCTGCTGCTCGTGGCGGTCGTCATCGTGCCGTACCTGATCTACACGAACCGGCAGGAGAAGAACGCATGA
- a CDS encoding extracellular solute-binding protein: MRFTRRAAVAAVGVAALLTATACGSSDDSSGGGSGSSKVEVFTWWADGGEKAGLDGLVKQFGTDCAGQTFENGAVAGGAGANAKSVLASRLQQSDPPDTFQAHAGAELQDYINAGQIEDLSADYDSWGLKQAFPQGLIDNLTVEGKIYSVPANIHRANVVWTNKKVLASAGITKDPTDLAGFIADLDKVKAKGIAAPLAIGKDWTQLMLFESVLITDLGPDKFTGLWTGATDWNDPLVTKAINDFKTLLTYTNSDRDALDWTDAEKLVMDGKAAYQLMGDWEAADLDAKKFTDYAWFTFPGNGDTFQWLADSFVLPKGAKNPEGTKCWLKTVGSDAGQKAFNTTKGSIPARTDAKPADYPKYQQAAIADWKSFKQVPSCAHGSACSQGWQGAANSALGKFSTNSDVAELQKAMATAASEFVKK, translated from the coding sequence ATGCGCTTCACTCGACGGGCTGCCGTGGCAGCTGTCGGTGTCGCTGCGCTCCTGACCGCCACGGCCTGTGGGTCCAGTGACGACAGCAGCGGCGGCGGCTCCGGTTCGTCCAAGGTGGAGGTTTTCACCTGGTGGGCCGACGGCGGCGAGAAGGCCGGCCTCGACGGCCTGGTCAAGCAGTTCGGCACCGACTGCGCCGGGCAGACCTTCGAGAACGGCGCGGTGGCCGGTGGCGCCGGCGCGAACGCGAAGTCCGTGCTCGCGTCCCGCCTGCAGCAGAGCGACCCGCCGGACACGTTCCAGGCGCACGCCGGGGCGGAGCTGCAGGACTACATCAACGCCGGCCAGATCGAGGACCTCAGCGCCGACTACGACAGCTGGGGCCTCAAGCAGGCCTTCCCGCAGGGCCTGATCGACAACCTGACGGTCGAGGGCAAGATCTACTCGGTGCCCGCGAACATCCACCGGGCCAACGTGGTCTGGACCAACAAGAAGGTCCTGGCCTCGGCCGGCATCACCAAGGACCCGACCGACCTGGCCGGTTTCATCGCCGACCTCGACAAGGTCAAGGCCAAGGGCATCGCGGCCCCGCTGGCGATCGGCAAGGACTGGACGCAGCTCATGCTGTTCGAGTCGGTGCTGATCACCGATTTGGGCCCGGACAAGTTCACGGGCCTGTGGACCGGCGCCACCGACTGGAACGACCCGCTGGTCACCAAGGCCATCAACGACTTCAAGACGCTGCTTACGTACACCAACTCCGACCGTGACGCGCTCGACTGGACCGACGCCGAGAAGCTCGTCATGGACGGCAAGGCGGCGTACCAGCTGATGGGTGACTGGGAGGCGGCCGACCTGGACGCCAAGAAGTTCACCGACTACGCCTGGTTCACGTTCCCGGGCAACGGCGACACGTTCCAATGGCTGGCCGACTCGTTCGTGCTGCCCAAGGGGGCCAAGAACCCCGAGGGCACCAAGTGCTGGCTGAAGACCGTCGGCTCGGACGCCGGGCAGAAGGCCTTCAACACCACCAAGGGTTCGATCCCGGCCCGTACGGACGCCAAGCCGGCCGACTACCCGAAGTACCAGCAGGCCGCCATCGCTGACTGGAAGTCGTTCAAGCAGGTTCCGTCCTGCGCCCACGGGTCGGCCTGCTCGCAGGGCTGGCAGGGTGCGGCCAACTCGGCCCTCGGCAAGTTCAGCACCAACTCCGATGTCGCCGAGCTGCAGAAGGCCATGGCCACTGCCGCTTCCGAGTTCGTCAAGAAGTAA
- a CDS encoding DUF6461 domain-containing protein, whose translation MPTFTDYLWLEDDDSELVNGFGLFWVKAVPPEQVATRAGGTIGERVGWEGLVERSDGSRGSHRLGVAELGGWSFVLDLEGDSAIGDDLVVRLSKGTTAISHFLNVELDDHYRLVEDGDVRLDFAPWDPTDRQGSAPDSLLPAMDTVGFDFTEDLDPGDPDYVEKHPTPAAFALTEYLTGVKLTADLLHSLTYLLAEARSR comes from the coding sequence ATGCCAACCTTCACCGACTACCTGTGGCTCGAAGACGACGACAGTGAACTGGTGAACGGATTCGGCCTGTTCTGGGTCAAGGCCGTCCCACCGGAGCAGGTGGCTACGCGGGCCGGCGGGACGATCGGAGAACGCGTCGGCTGGGAAGGGCTCGTCGAGCGTTCCGACGGCAGCCGGGGCTCGCACCGCCTCGGCGTGGCCGAGCTCGGCGGTTGGTCTTTCGTCCTCGACCTTGAGGGCGACTCCGCCATCGGCGACGACCTGGTTGTCCGGCTCTCGAAGGGCACGACCGCGATCTCACACTTTCTCAACGTGGAACTGGACGACCACTACCGGCTGGTGGAGGACGGCGACGTCCGGCTCGACTTCGCGCCGTGGGACCCGACGGACCGGCAGGGCAGCGCTCCCGATTCTCTCCTCCCGGCGATGGATACGGTCGGGTTCGATTTCACGGAAGATCTCGACCCCGGCGACCCGGACTACGTGGAGAAGCACCCCACCCCGGCGGCTTTCGCCCTGACCGAGTATCTGACCGGTGTGAAGCTGACGGCCGACCTTCTGCACTCCCTGACATACCTGCTGGCCGAAGCGCGAAGTCGATAA